A genomic window from Planctomycetota bacterium includes:
- a CDS encoding O-antigen ligase family protein: protein MPTATETRGAKADSVTAFDSPRSSRDARSHASDAIRDRRPPMQGNGARLANATVVLLIIAVAFGAFTLGSTEPWAETGLIVICTLAILAACASRVIASPARSGGFRWSWTFLPMVLFIGLAVLQVVSLPTPVADVLSSNSSELRTERLADLQALPVTDVEPATVEARVEGAPLSLSPLASQRQIRVLIMVVLAFVAAFQVVGESGRTRLLLMGMALVGTLVAGWCLYQRLTGELAVPTLAGFTSHGHRYSGPFLNHSHFGQFVNVCLGAGIGLLLMLLAKGRSSSGRERRSLGPSAQIRRFVDRALHSTSGRKLQFVSGALIVMIIAVPVSLTRGGTLGMAAGLVAAFVVQSLAAKRRDDEAVRSRVFLLGSATALLAFIGLLAAGIEVVLDRLGTLAGGEAIEQAAGIRWLLWRDALAAWQSFPIVGTGIGTFGDVYPHFRGNDVGGGTATHAENAFVQLLFETGIAGVVLAVAFLAIVVREVIAATRQRAPTSTRAAAGVAMGVTAILVGSISDFGQYVPAIAVATALLFAVGIGWRERVIDGRIGRAVAVSVGLIGLVAGGWAALDARKDAQAEAVLFDAGRSLGGSWRSTDENLIQAIAAAEQAASFRPDDPRLQYTLATVRWRAVDDQLSRLDEQVRLGDLTEDEAETIRVTLNDIGLRIAGDLHRARLNAPLDGRLPAAAGVIELRLRQPVDRIRASLAAGYESAKDDPLVAMTYARFAAATGDRDAAIESALNAADRGVSRSSLVDFLLGLDAIDEAELAAGNDSNAWRKLRDLYVESDDQELLGRFVQAQNRYDQLLRQGAIAGRVGDMRALAEAEVESGRTDEAIELYQRVA from the coding sequence GTGCCAACCGCTACCGAAACGCGTGGTGCCAAGGCCGACTCCGTGACCGCTTTCGACTCGCCACGTTCGTCGCGCGACGCTCGCTCGCACGCCAGCGATGCCATCCGCGACCGCCGCCCGCCGATGCAGGGCAACGGGGCCCGACTGGCGAACGCAACCGTCGTCCTCCTGATCATCGCGGTAGCCTTCGGTGCCTTCACACTCGGCTCGACCGAGCCTTGGGCGGAGACCGGCCTCATCGTCATCTGCACGCTGGCGATCCTGGCCGCTTGTGCGTCTCGCGTCATCGCCTCGCCGGCACGGAGCGGCGGCTTCCGGTGGAGCTGGACGTTCCTGCCGATGGTGTTGTTCATCGGACTTGCGGTGCTGCAGGTGGTCTCGCTGCCGACACCCGTCGCAGACGTCCTCTCGTCCAACAGCAGTGAGCTCCGCACCGAGCGACTGGCCGACCTGCAGGCGTTGCCGGTGACGGACGTCGAGCCGGCAACGGTTGAGGCACGGGTTGAAGGTGCCCCGTTGAGTCTCTCGCCGCTGGCGAGCCAGCGGCAGATCCGCGTGCTCATCATGGTCGTGCTGGCGTTCGTTGCGGCCTTCCAGGTCGTCGGCGAGTCCGGGCGAACGCGACTGCTGCTCATGGGTATGGCCTTGGTCGGAACGCTCGTCGCCGGCTGGTGCCTCTACCAGAGACTCACAGGCGAGCTTGCTGTCCCAACGCTCGCCGGCTTCACGTCGCACGGCCATCGCTACAGCGGGCCGTTCCTCAACCACAGTCACTTCGGCCAGTTCGTCAACGTCTGCCTTGGTGCCGGGATCGGCCTGCTGCTGATGTTGCTGGCAAAGGGACGCTCGTCGTCCGGGCGCGAGCGGCGCTCGCTTGGACCATCCGCTCAGATTCGGCGGTTCGTCGATCGGGCGTTGCACTCGACCAGCGGCCGAAAGCTGCAGTTCGTTTCCGGGGCGCTGATCGTCATGATCATCGCCGTTCCGGTGAGCCTGACGCGTGGCGGCACGCTGGGTATGGCGGCGGGGTTGGTCGCCGCGTTCGTCGTTCAGTCGCTCGCGGCCAAGCGACGCGACGACGAGGCGGTGCGATCGCGCGTCTTCCTGCTCGGCTCCGCGACAGCGCTGCTCGCGTTCATCGGACTGCTGGCGGCGGGCATCGAGGTTGTCCTGGATCGACTCGGCACGCTCGCCGGCGGCGAGGCGATCGAGCAGGCGGCAGGGATTCGTTGGCTGCTCTGGCGTGACGCGTTGGCGGCGTGGCAATCGTTCCCGATCGTCGGCACCGGAATCGGCACTTTCGGCGACGTCTATCCGCACTTCCGCGGCAACGACGTCGGCGGCGGGACAGCGACGCACGCCGAGAACGCCTTCGTCCAGCTCCTGTTCGAGACTGGCATCGCCGGCGTCGTGCTGGCGGTCGCGTTCCTGGCGATCGTCGTGCGCGAAGTGATCGCGGCGACACGCCAGCGGGCACCGACCTCGACCCGAGCCGCGGCCGGCGTTGCGATGGGCGTCACCGCGATCCTCGTCGGCTCGATCTCCGACTTTGGTCAGTATGTGCCGGCGATCGCCGTCGCGACGGCGTTGCTGTTCGCTGTCGGCATCGGCTGGCGCGAACGCGTGATCGACGGACGGATCGGAAGGGCAGTGGCGGTCTCGGTTGGCTTGATCGGATTGGTCGCGGGCGGCTGGGCGGCCCTGGACGCTCGCAAGGACGCGCAGGCCGAGGCGGTGCTGTTCGATGCCGGCAGATCACTCGGCGGTTCGTGGCGATCGACAGACGAGAACCTGATCCAAGCCATCGCGGCCGCGGAACAGGCTGCGTCGTTCCGGCCAGATGACCCGCGCCTGCAATACACGCTGGCGACCGTGCGTTGGCGTGCGGTGGACGATCAGTTGTCTCGCCTCGACGAGCAGGTGCGCTTGGGCGACCTCACCGAAGACGAGGCCGAGACGATTCGCGTGACACTGAACGACATCGGCCTGCGGATCGCTGGCGACCTGCACCGTGCTCGACTGAACGCTCCGCTCGACGGACGCCTCCCCGCGGCGGCGGGCGTGATCGAGCTGCGGCTGCGTCAGCCGGTCGATCGCATCCGAGCCTCGCTCGCCGCCGGTTACGAATCGGCCAAGGACGACCCGCTGGTCGCCATGACCTACGCCCGCTTCGCCGCTGCGACAGGTGATCGCGACGCGGCCATCGAGTCGGCTCTCAACGCGGCAGATCGCGGAGTGTCTCGGTCCAGTCTCGTCGATTTTCTTCTCGGCCTCGACGCAATCGACGAGGCAGAGCTCGCTGCGGGCAACGACTCTAACGCTTGGCGCAAGCTGCGAGACCTTTACGTGGAAAGCGACGATCAGGAGCTGCTAGGGCGGTTCGTTCAGGCGCAAAATCGGTACGACCAGCTCCTTCGTCAGGGCGCAATCGCCGGACGCGTCGGTGACATGCGTGCCCTGGCTGAGGCGGAGGTTGAATCGGGACGAACTGACGAAGCGATCGAGTTGTACCAACGAGTCGCGG